Genomic segment of Drosophila biarmipes strain raj3 chromosome 2L, RU_DBia_V1.1, whole genome shotgun sequence:
AAATTCTGGACTTAAACCGGTGTCGTACTAgaaatattgttatttttatatttttttcgtaATCTTGCTTATGCAAAACAGAGAGGTGAAAATAATTTCTCTgtgaaaaacacaaaatgctGTGGGGAATGCCGCTTTATCTCCAATCCGAAATTTTCTAATCCCAATGGCGGACCAACACTGTGACTATGAAAGGCCTTATCTACTTATTCAATAAGTCTTCGATTCCCATTTTCTGCACTTTACCGAGCCACGCAATCCAGAGATCCCCGCGCAACAATATCCTGAGCTCCCAACCAGTACTCCGGCTTTTGGTGGACACTTTGCATAAACGGCACTACAGATTATGCAACTGTCTGCGAGACACTTTGCATATCCTCGACCAGGAAGCGGGGTGCTTCAATGGCCGGTTCGACTTACAAATGCTTTTCCCATTCCACATTCCACATCCCCGACAAAGTGCACAGCGACCGGAAaagcgaaagagacggcaagCGAGCTGCAGCAAAGGATGGGGATAATACTTGGCGGCGCTTTGTGTTGGTTGAACGACAAAAATCAAATGCTTTACAATTGGTGACGCCGGCAATGGACCATGAGTCGCTGAGCATGGGGCAGGGAGTTGGGGACTAGAATTCAACAATACTCTGCCACTCTGCCAACAGAAATCCCGGCCACATGGACATCACTTGTTCTCAGGAGACTTCTGCGTTATGTGCTGACAGTTTTGTTGACTGCCGACCATTTGCTGCTGCCTCTATGCTGCTGGGATtgcagctcctgctccagtTGGCccaacttttaaataatttaattaaaagttttggGAAAAATTACATTGCCAAGTCAATCAGAGCTAAACCTGCTACTTTGTTTGGAAACAATGCACACATGCTTAAATACTATGAACGCTTAATAAACTAGCTATTCTGAAATATTAGAAAGCAGATTTAGCAAATCACTAAAAAATCTACTAAGAAAAGATGATTTCTAAATCCCTTATGATGAAGCGCAAAAGTATGcagttataattattaaacagGAAAGTGCAAAGGATTAATGTTAATTCAAATCCTGATAATTTGTGATTTTTGGCATCTCCTTAAAAATGATGAGATACCTTCcacttttgtatctttttgtgATTACCTGCTTGGCTACTCCTTATAAACCCTAAATTTATGTAAGCTCCACTAATCCTATTGCCGCCGCCTTCAAGGCAAACGTTGTCCTGACGGCCTCCAAAGGACATCTACGAAGTCTTTAGTAAACGGCTGGATACACGTAAGACGATACGTGTCGCTGATTATCTGCCGTGTGCTTAGTAGTGGATTAAGTTGCCAAAAAAACGTGGTAAAAATGCCAAGAGACTGTACCTTGTCGACAAGGAAATACTTCAGGTGCGGACTTTTAAGAACACTTAAGGTAAATTGATACACTTAACGAAACACAAGACAtacattcttttaaaaattaaaagcagtGTAAGCCTGGGGGCTACCGTTCTAATGTGATGGCattcttaaaactttttaaaacttaaatttattaatggcaaaattaaggaaaaatataaaaattcttttttttttgctaaaccACTGGGAAGTCTACCTAGGCGCCAGTCTAAGTCCGCTCCTGGCTGGGTGAATGTAAAGTGTTGTCCTGGGCAGGCTCAACAAGTAGGTGGAAATCGTTGAGGGTTCGAGGAGGAATGTAGTTTGAGTAGAAGACATGCTgcaaggatttttaattcagtgtgcgtgtgtgtgcaaGGCTGAAAAGGATTTGACCCAGGACGCAACTGGAAAGTGAATTAAAGATTAACTGGAGTGATTTGCGAATCTCATGGAATaactaaattgaaaatttatggaataaaacattatgtagcatattttatttggtgaCAGCAGAAAATTGCACTTTGGACTTAGTTGCCAATTCAGTTTGGATTGGTAGCATGAATTCCAAAGTATTTACTGAGTGGAAACCCAGTGATTTATTGATGGATTACTTTTACACATTTATTCCCAACAGTAAATGATATGAGTTTTGGGCAAATTTTTGCTCAAATTGCTCTGCAACGCCGGGACGTTCCTTAACTATAATTTCCGCTCAAATGGTGGGCAGGTGATGCTCGGTGCGATGAAGGAGGTTTGCGTTCTTGTTCAGGGGCTGCAGCTTCACGTAATCCTGGTGCGGATGGTGATGATGCTGCGTGCTGGGCAGCAGCGGTAATGATGTGTTTGAAGTCTGGAAGTAAAGGgggttgtttaatttaaagttctatattttaaaaatattaggtatcaaattaaatatcaaacaaaaacaccccCGAAAgagtcaaaaaaaaatatgtctgAGCTCGCACCTTTGATTTGTCCCGGGCCGCCGCAATGGCCGCCGCCTGGGCGGGACCCGTCTGGAGCTGCTGGGCCGCTGTGGCCAGCATGAACTGCTGGGAGgcgagctgctgctggcggaGATTGGCCGCCTCCAAGCTGTTCACGTGCTCCAGCTCCCGCTGCTTGGCGATGTAGTCGTCGAAGTAGGAGTGCTTTGTGAGCTTCTCGCAGGACCAGCGCTTGGCCGGGTCTTTGTCCAGGCACTTTTTGAGAAAGTCGATGGTCAGTGGGTTCTGCTGCGACTTGGCCGGCATCTTGTCCTCCAGCGGCTCCAGCGTGGGCGGCACAGGCAGAGTTATGCCCTTAAAGTACTCGTTCTGTCCGAAGATCTGGATGTGGCGGGGCAGCAGATCGCCAAGGGTCTTGCGGATCAGGTAAAGCTGGTCCACGTCACTTCTTCCCGGCCAGAGGGCTTCGCCGCGCACCAGCTCCGCGAAGAGGCAACCGATGGCCCAAACGTCCACGGGGGTGCCGTACTGGGTATCGCCCACCAGGAGCTCCGGCGCCCTGTACCACCTGGTGGCCACGTAGTCCGTGTAGTTCTCCCCGGGACTGAGCATGCGGGCGAAGCCAAAGTCGCACAGCTTCACCTGACCCTGGGCAGTTAAGAGGATGTTCTCCGGCTTGATGTCCCGGTGCAGACAGCCCTGCTTGTGGCAGTAGGCCACGCCCAGCAGGGTCTGGTAGCAGATCTGTTTGGTCAAGTGCTCCGGGCAGCCCTGCGGATGGCGCTCCAGCTCGTGGAGCACGGTCAGCTCGCAGAACTCGAAGACCAGGTGGAGGCGGCGCTTCCGTCGGAACACTTCCAGCAGGGAGACCAGGTTCGGATGCTTCAGGTTCTGCAAGATGGAAATTTCAATCAgtaatattgtttttattagtCACTAATGGTTTCAAAATAATCACAAGATTGAATTCGTGATTTATATCAGAGTTTTGGCGGTTCGGTTCTATagaattacatttttcagtgaacttaaaataatatattttattttttacaacggTTCGGGTTATTTGAGCCAATGTTAAAATATagtaataaacattttttaacaaaaaataacttaTGCCATAGGTCCCACAAGCTTTAAAGCATTTCTTTATAGAGATAAATTTGTGCATTGGAATTACTTTTGCTAAGATCTGATAACTGGTTcgattttaaataacaaattcggtttgcatttaaaaaaaagggttttttCTAGGGTctcttcttttttaagaaattatatctACAAAATTATAGAATAGTTTTGAATgttattcaaaacaaaaatttcgaGTCAGTTCCAATGTTGTAATACTTTGATATAGAACAGCAACAAACTTAAAAAGCATCCGTTGATCGTTTCTGACACCAACGACTTGTGAGGATGCCGAACAGTCGGCACTTACCTTCAGCAGCCTAATTTCTCTCAGTGCGATTTTCCGTATGGCTGGATCGTCCTCGGACTCCACAAACCTCTTCACCGCCACCAGGGCGCCCGTTTCCCGATCCCGGCACTTGTAGACCACCCCGTAGGAGCCCTCGCCCAGCCGACTGAGCTTCTCGTAGCGGTCCATTTTGCTGCTACCTTGTGGTCTGCAAGGAAGTGTACAAAGAGAGTTATTCCCGGAATCCTGATTTTTATTGCGGCTAACGTTTAGTTTGAGTTACGAGTGGGTTTTACCTTAAGCTCAAACACTGACCACGTTTGATGTTTGCACGTCGCATTGCTTTGCATTGAGCACATAAAATGTTAAGAAATTTTTCTGTTTGATAGCTCAGACACGAACACATGTGGGATCTCAGGGGCAGACTGGCATTCGGGTGTGTACGAGTATGGAGTGACTTTCGTTCTGGTATTTCAATACctgttttatgattttttgtgTATGTATATTTACAAGTTTTCAGTTTGAATAAGTTTTATTCATGGGATGTCCGGAACATTGTGAAGGTTTGGTTACACGAATTCGGTATGATTTGGTTAGTTGATTTCGATGGaatgaaacaaaaagcaaatgGAAAACGTTTAGAATGAGTAGacttatttaaaacataaaagtaAGGGATAAATTTGGGGGAGTAAtttgtgaaaaaaaaaaacaatcagTTTGCTCTTAAAAAAGGCTGAAAAACAGTTAAGAGTGACACATAATTGTGAAATGTATGCAAAGATTTCCAGAACAACTTTcaaaaaaatccttttttgggtaaacaatttttctaataattaatatttacaaattttaaattgattttaatacaaatcaTTTTTACTAATATATTTAGTTCAGTTTGATGTGCCTTATTTCAAAATCCGTTAGTCTGAGCCAAATAAATCGATATGGTGAACGTCATATTGTCATAAGATATATGCACAGAAACCTAATAATTACCTTTCAGCGCATAAGCACGAAAGCTAAATCGATAATTGGCTCCAATAGCTTAATATGTCATTAAGGTTTAGTTATATCGATTGTCAAATATTGTCAGGATATACCAGAAACCTTAATCTaacctaaaaaattaaatatttttaaacatttcaaaagGTCAAATAACCCTTTCAtacaaaaaccaaattaaatatttccccAAACATTGAGAGTCCTAAAGTAATCGGCGTGGCGATTGTCCATTTCCTAGTGGATACGGAACCAAAGCTAATTAACTTCCTAACATGAGCACGAAAACTTAATCGATTTTTTCCCCACTTGGAAAAGTGTTGTTTCTTGGCAATTGGCATCACTGGCCGAGGACTCTAAGAGTCGACAGTTCAATGCCAACAACAAAGCCGGGGTAACTGAACCCTTCTCGAGACCCGAGGCCTTATGCATCTCTGCTGACATGTGTGTAGGTCATAAACATAACATGCAATTAGATATTGGTGTGCTGGTGGGGGTGGCTCGAATAACACAA
This window contains:
- the LOC108033322 gene encoding cyclin-dependent kinase-like 1 isoform X4 translates to MKSWRMWQIRQILARWVPRPQGSSKMDRYEKLSRLGEGSYGVVYKCRDRETGALVAVKRFVESEDDPAIRKIALREIRLLKNLKHPNLVSLLEVFRRKRRLHLVFEFCELTVLHELERHPQGCPEHLTKQICYQTLLGVAYCHKQGCLHRDIKPENILLTAQGQVKLCDFGFARMLSPGENYTDYVATRWYRAPELLVGDTQYGTPVDVWAIGCLFAELVRGEALWPGRSDVDQLYLIRKTLGDLLPRHIQIFGQNEYFKGITLPVPPTLEPLEDKMPAKSQQNPLTIDFLKKCLDKDPAKRWSCEKLTKHSYFDDYIAKQRELEHVNSLEAANLRQQQLASQQFMLATAAQQLQTGPAQAAAIAAARDKSKTSNTSLPLLPSTQHHHHPHQDYVKLQPLNKNANLLHRTEHHLPTI
- the LOC108033322 gene encoding cyclin-dependent kinase-like 1 isoform X5, which encodes MKMFEISKLFSLRRPQGSSKMDRYEKLSRLGEGSYGVVYKCRDRETGALVAVKRFVESEDDPAIRKIALREIRLLKNLKHPNLVSLLEVFRRKRRLHLVFEFCELTVLHELERHPQGCPEHLTKQICYQTLLGVAYCHKQGCLHRDIKPENILLTAQGQVKLCDFGFARMLSPGENYTDYVATRWYRAPELLVGDTQYGTPVDVWAIGCLFAELVRGEALWPGRSDVDQLYLIRKTLGDLLPRHIQIFGQNEYFKGITLPVPPTLEPLEDKMPAKSQQNPLTIDFLKKCLDKDPAKRWSCEKLTKHSYFDDYIAKQRELEHVNSLEAANLRQQQLASQQFMLATAAQQLQTGPAQAAAIAAARDKSKTSNTSLPLLPSTQHHHHPHQDYVKLQPLNKNANLLHRTEHHLPTI
- the LOC108033322 gene encoding cyclin-dependent kinase-like 1 isoform X3, which codes for MDKWFGEKRLWLFGNHLPLLPRRPQGSSKMDRYEKLSRLGEGSYGVVYKCRDRETGALVAVKRFVESEDDPAIRKIALREIRLLKNLKHPNLVSLLEVFRRKRRLHLVFEFCELTVLHELERHPQGCPEHLTKQICYQTLLGVAYCHKQGCLHRDIKPENILLTAQGQVKLCDFGFARMLSPGENYTDYVATRWYRAPELLVGDTQYGTPVDVWAIGCLFAELVRGEALWPGRSDVDQLYLIRKTLGDLLPRHIQIFGQNEYFKGITLPVPPTLEPLEDKMPAKSQQNPLTIDFLKKCLDKDPAKRWSCEKLTKHSYFDDYIAKQRELEHVNSLEAANLRQQQLASQQFMLATAAQQLQTGPAQAAAIAAARDKSKTSNTSLPLLPSTQHHHHPHQDYVKLQPLNKNANLLHRTEHHLPTI
- the LOC108033322 gene encoding cyclin-dependent kinase-like 1 isoform X2 produces the protein MCSCLSYQTEKFLNILCAQCKAMRRANIKRGQCLSLRPQGSSKMDRYEKLSRLGEGSYGVVYKCRDRETGALVAVKRFVESEDDPAIRKIALREIRLLKNLKHPNLVSLLEVFRRKRRLHLVFEFCELTVLHELERHPQGCPEHLTKQICYQTLLGVAYCHKQGCLHRDIKPENILLTAQGQVKLCDFGFARMLSPGENYTDYVATRWYRAPELLVGDTQYGTPVDVWAIGCLFAELVRGEALWPGRSDVDQLYLIRKTLGDLLPRHIQIFGQNEYFKGITLPVPPTLEPLEDKMPAKSQQNPLTIDFLKKCLDKDPAKRWSCEKLTKHSYFDDYIAKQRELEHVNSLEAANLRQQQLASQQFMLATAAQQLQTGPAQAAAIAAARDKSKTSNTSLPLLPSTQHHHHPHQDYVKLQPLNKNANLLHRTEHHLPTI
- the LOC108033322 gene encoding cyclin-dependent kinase-like 1 isoform X1; translation: MFHSYSYYLPQSFQNSFLYRLIQKIQVCNEPDLVEAREFRPQGSSKMDRYEKLSRLGEGSYGVVYKCRDRETGALVAVKRFVESEDDPAIRKIALREIRLLKNLKHPNLVSLLEVFRRKRRLHLVFEFCELTVLHELERHPQGCPEHLTKQICYQTLLGVAYCHKQGCLHRDIKPENILLTAQGQVKLCDFGFARMLSPGENYTDYVATRWYRAPELLVGDTQYGTPVDVWAIGCLFAELVRGEALWPGRSDVDQLYLIRKTLGDLLPRHIQIFGQNEYFKGITLPVPPTLEPLEDKMPAKSQQNPLTIDFLKKCLDKDPAKRWSCEKLTKHSYFDDYIAKQRELEHVNSLEAANLRQQQLASQQFMLATAAQQLQTGPAQAAAIAAARDKSKTSNTSLPLLPSTQHHHHPHQDYVKLQPLNKNANLLHRTEHHLPTI
- the LOC108033322 gene encoding cyclin-dependent kinase-like 1 isoform X6, coding for MDRYEKLSRLGEGSYGVVYKCRDRETGALVAVKRFVESEDDPAIRKIALREIRLLKNLKHPNLVSLLEVFRRKRRLHLVFEFCELTVLHELERHPQGCPEHLTKQICYQTLLGVAYCHKQGCLHRDIKPENILLTAQGQVKLCDFGFARMLSPGENYTDYVATRWYRAPELLVGDTQYGTPVDVWAIGCLFAELVRGEALWPGRSDVDQLYLIRKTLGDLLPRHIQIFGQNEYFKGITLPVPPTLEPLEDKMPAKSQQNPLTIDFLKKCLDKDPAKRWSCEKLTKHSYFDDYIAKQRELEHVNSLEAANLRQQQLASQQFMLATAAQQLQTGPAQAAAIAAARDKSKTSNTSLPLLPSTQHHHHPHQDYVKLQPLNKNANLLHRTEHHLPTI